One window of Paenibacillus sp. FSL K6-3182 genomic DNA carries:
- a CDS encoding copper amine oxidase N-terminal domain-containing protein — MEIKSSSGGVFLKRLSITAMICVLLFSIGVIPVSAANKGAYIFVDGVPLKSKSVSKNGVSFVPFRELFGKLKMEIGYDAKLKQVTGKKDDLKITFTIGNKTAVVNGQKKALQAEPFTQNGNTYIPIRIVGEATGNSVYWSAEANVIQVNSPSFKGASYTIDGIPIFFSADGVISFGPAATNALNTQKELAEIDSITKTIANFPEFRVVGAPPTEKESKLPGYKGYPDYFDANYVAAAENKEALPPLMSKGWISLSMLSEIEGVSKLGNSNANIITIGKYVGFEIVRVDINLTAEYKKATDGDFTLSDIRIKKYKGTMYLNIEDLITTGLIESN, encoded by the coding sequence GTGGAAATAAAATCTAGTTCTGGAGGCGTTTTTTTGAAGAGATTGTCGATTACTGCTATGATTTGCGTTTTATTGTTCAGTATAGGTGTTATTCCTGTATCAGCAGCCAATAAAGGAGCTTATATTTTTGTAGATGGAGTCCCGCTCAAATCTAAATCAGTAAGTAAGAATGGAGTTTCCTTCGTTCCCTTCAGAGAATTATTTGGAAAATTGAAAATGGAAATCGGTTACGATGCAAAACTTAAACAAGTTACGGGCAAAAAGGATGATTTAAAGATTACATTTACGATTGGCAACAAAACAGCAGTTGTGAACGGCCAGAAGAAAGCATTGCAAGCAGAACCCTTTACTCAAAATGGCAACACTTACATCCCAATTAGAATCGTTGGGGAAGCAACAGGTAACTCCGTTTATTGGTCTGCAGAAGCAAATGTGATTCAAGTTAATAGTCCATCCTTTAAAGGGGCCTCTTACACGATCGACGGTATCCCGATATTTTTCAGTGCTGATGGAGTGATATCGTTTGGTCCCGCTGCAACCAACGCCCTGAATACCCAAAAAGAGTTAGCCGAGATCGATTCCATTACCAAGACAATTGCAAATTTCCCTGAATTCCGCGTTGTTGGTGCGCCACCAACAGAGAAGGAATCCAAACTACCAGGGTATAAAGGATATCCAGATTATTTTGACGCCAATTATGTAGCTGCAGCAGAGAATAAAGAAGCATTGCCGCCACTGATGAGCAAGGGATGGATTTCATTATCTATGCTGTCTGAAATCGAAGGCGTAAGCAAACTGGGCAATAGCAATGCCAACATCATCACGATAGGCAAATATGTCGGCTTCGAAATCGTCAGAGTGGATATTAATTTGACAGCGGAATACAAAAAGGCGACGGATGGCGACTTTACTTTAAGTGACATTCGTATTAAGAAATACAAAGGAACCATGTATCTGAACATTGAAGATTTAATAACAACTGGACTCATAGAATCTAATTAA